The stretch of DNA AGTAGTAGGACAACAGCAAAAAGGAAGGCTGAGACTGTCCAAACTGAATTACCGACACAAAAGGCTTCAAGAACAATTGCCGGGATGATTAGGAAGACTCCGGAAGAAGTCATTGAGCTAAGGCACTCGAAGAATCCTTCTCAAGCCGCATTGAACGCAGGTTGCTTCAAAAGGAGCACCGAGGATAAGGATAGAGTTGATGATCATTGGGCAACATTTTTCTATGCTAATGCCATTCCCTTCAATGTTACCCGATcaagatcctttgagattgcattgGAGTCCACCGGGCAATATGGTCCAGGGTACATCCCCCCAACTATTCATGCTCTTAGGCTTCCACTTCTTGTGAAAGCAAAGAAGAAGACACATGCATTGAGAGAGCAACATGAGCTGGCTTGGCAAGAGTATGGCTGCACACTAATGTCCGACGGGTGGACCGATGGGAGGACTAGGCACTTGGTCAACTTCCTTGTGAATAGTCCAGCCGGGACTTTCTTCATTGATAGCGTTGACATATCAGCCCTAGTAGCCAGCAAAGATTTGTTGGCAGATTTGATGGAGAAAAGGATCAACGACATTGGAAGAGGCTACATGGTTCAGATTTGCATGGATAATGGTGCGAACTACAAGGCAGCGGGTAGACTCTTAACGGAGAGGATCCCTACATTATGGTGGACCCCATGTGCAGCCGATTGTTTGAACCTTATGTTGGAGTCCATTTGCAAAATCAAGCAATTCAGCGAGTGTATTACAAATGGAAAAAGGGTGTCTACATTCATCTACAGGCATGGCAAGGTTTTAGATGAAATGAGAGTGAAGACCGGCAACCGTGATCTTGTGAGGGCTGGAGCTACTCGCTTTGCCACAAATTTTCTCAACTTGCAAAGCTTGCACAAA from Triticum dicoccoides isolate Atlit2015 ecotype Zavitan chromosome 6A, WEW_v2.0, whole genome shotgun sequence encodes:
- the LOC119315894 gene encoding uncharacterized protein LOC119315894 translates to MLDFMKAYAKKHNMPGESDKEDTATGDEEEDATANQTSSRTTAKRKAETVQTELPTQKASRTIAGMIRKTPEEVIELRHSKNPSQAALNAGCFKRSTEDKDRVDDHWATFFYANAIPFNVTRSRSFEIALESTGQYGPGYIPPTIHALRLPLLVKAKKKTHALREQHELAWQEYGCTLMSDGWTDGRTRHLVNFLVNSPAGTFFIDSVDISALVASKDLLADLMEKRINDIGRGYMVQICMDNGANYKAAGRLLTERIPTLWWTPCAADCLNLMLESICKIKQFSECITNGKRVSTFIYRHGKVLDEMRVKTGNRDLVRAGATRFATNFLNLQSLHKHRQALKELFVGDVWHSNKKLSTSPVGQKVQEDVLSISFWNSVETCMKVSLPLLRVLRIVDGDEKPAMNEVMEAMDYAKERIKAAIDDKPTLVKKVIKIVEDKWESQMGVKLYGATLFLNPNRIYGLKAKPEKARYCQRLRHMFNEVLLHMEPDDDKASVISRLDDDYERGEGECFSSKLAINDRTKKSPLLWWGAYGGLAYELQHLAKHIVSLCASASGCERNWSWFQNLTNP